The genome window TTAAGCTTTTCTTTATTTCTTCATACCCCATGTTCTTTGTTTGCCCGCGAGCAATAATCACTATATCATGTGGATATAAAATGCTATCATTTAGCTCTTGAAACGCTTGGCGCAAATAGCGCTTAATTCGATTGCGCGTTACAGCGTTTCCAATCTTTACACCTACAGATAGACCT of Oceanobacillus zhaokaii contains these proteins:
- the rnpA gene encoding ribonuclease P protein component produces the protein MKKEFRIKKSKEFQYVFKKGKSFANRQLVIYYVQKQDQEHFRVGLSVGVKIGNAVTRNRIKRYLRQAFQELNDSILYPHDIVIIARGQTKNMGYEEIKKSLTHLLYKEHLLKKTNQD